The following are from one region of the Advenella mimigardefordensis DPN7 genome:
- a CDS encoding BKACE family enzyme — protein MAKQRTIITCAVTGAIHTPTMSDALPYTPQDIAAQAVAAAEAGASILHLHARRPHDGGVTIDPDAFAAFLPTISQATDAVINISTGGSLTNTIEERITPALRFSPEMCSMNMGSMNFSFHPLARRYDTWKFDWERDYVAGSDHNIFRNTFADIENAATQLAQHNIKFEHECYDVGHLYNLRFCMDIGLFKAPVFIQFIFGILGGIGPEVDNLIFMKRTADRLFGNDYRWSVLGAGGVQMPLATAASQMGGNVRVGLEDSLSISRGKLAESNAQQVAKIRRIIEELGCEVASPAEAREILGLKGADKVLF, from the coding sequence ATGGCAAAACAACGCACCATCATTACCTGCGCCGTGACAGGCGCAATCCATACACCAACCATGTCTGACGCCCTGCCCTACACGCCACAGGACATCGCCGCTCAGGCAGTGGCGGCAGCAGAGGCAGGCGCATCTATTTTACACCTGCATGCGCGCCGCCCCCATGACGGCGGCGTGACGATTGACCCGGACGCCTTCGCAGCATTCCTGCCAACCATCAGCCAGGCGACCGATGCCGTCATCAATATCTCGACGGGTGGAAGCCTGACCAATACGATTGAAGAACGAATCACGCCTGCCCTGCGCTTTTCTCCGGAAATGTGCTCTATGAATATGGGCTCGATGAATTTCAGCTTTCATCCCCTGGCCAGGCGCTACGATACATGGAAATTCGACTGGGAGCGCGACTACGTTGCCGGCTCTGACCACAATATCTTCCGTAATACGTTCGCGGATATTGAAAACGCTGCCACTCAGCTTGCACAGCACAACATCAAGTTCGAGCACGAATGCTACGATGTGGGCCATCTTTACAATCTGCGCTTCTGCATGGATATCGGCCTATTCAAGGCACCGGTTTTCATTCAGTTTATTTTCGGCATCCTGGGTGGCATCGGCCCGGAAGTCGATAACCTGATTTTCATGAAACGTACTGCAGATCGCCTGTTCGGCAATGACTACCGCTGGTCTGTGCTGGGTGCGGGTGGCGTTCAGATGCCACTTGCAACTGCGGCAAGCCAAATGGGCGGCAACGTACGGGTCGGGTTGGAAGACTCCCTCTCGATCTCTCGCGGAAAACTGGCAGAGTCTAACGCCCAGCAAGTTGCCAAGATCCGCCGTATTATTGAAGAACTGGGCTGCGAAGTGGCCAGCCCTGCTGAGGCTCGTGAGATTCTGGGGCTGAAAGGGGCTGATAAAGTTTTGTTCTAA
- a CDS encoding DUF596 domain-containing protein: MIASLASLVCGLYAFPETQQPVKSSNPSNIFWKSSVEDFLVSDEILQQIWDAVQGRDASTLWIYVCSNAPRTSATSYQMCKSFFLFVVHRLMKEGRLKLAYRGKYCSGSIEEQVQDYSDRWPEDWDMLDRINFQFTVDSDGRFVDFWPKCGFIWVYKDGSEIWTYTAHKLQRCYWDADHEQSERVF; this comes from the coding sequence ATGATTGCGTCACTGGCATCCCTAGTATGCGGACTGTACGCTTTTCCGGAGACGCAGCAACCCGTTAAGAGTAGTAACCCTTCCAACATTTTTTGGAAATCTTCTGTAGAGGATTTTCTCGTCTCAGACGAGATTCTGCAGCAGATTTGGGACGCTGTGCAAGGTAGAGATGCGAGTACATTGTGGATATATGTTTGTTCGAACGCACCTCGAACATCAGCAACGTCATATCAAATGTGCAAGAGCTTTTTCCTTTTTGTCGTGCACCGTCTGATGAAGGAAGGGCGACTGAAACTTGCTTATAGGGGGAAATATTGTTCTGGGTCGATTGAGGAGCAAGTGCAGGACTATTCAGACAGATGGCCCGAGGACTGGGATATGCTGGATCGAATCAATTTTCAATTTACGGTGGATTCGGATGGGCGTTTTGTTGACTTCTGGCCTAAATGTGGATTTATATGGGTTTACAAAGATGGATCCGAAATATGGACGTATACCGCACACAAGCTGCAACGGTGCTACTGGGATGCAGACCATGAACAGAGCGAAAGAGTTTTTTAA
- a CDS encoding DUF596 domain-containing protein produces the protein MKYREISAEELPDLLESIEGCDADALWLYVCGNGSQTTTMTYEQRKQYFLSIMHHLMNEGRLKIAYRRQFWEGTIEEQLQRYSDRWPKDERMLDSADFQLTKDSSDGTLYYWAQGGFVWVCDDGFMEWT, from the coding sequence ATGAAATACCGGGAAATATCAGCGGAAGAATTACCAGATCTTCTTGAGTCCATTGAAGGATGCGACGCGGATGCATTGTGGCTATACGTATGTGGAAATGGGTCCCAAACTACAACGATGACCTATGAGCAACGCAAACAATATTTTCTGTCGATCATGCATCATTTAATGAACGAAGGCCGATTGAAAATTGCGTATCGTAGGCAATTCTGGGAGGGTACTATTGAAGAACAACTTCAGAGATACTCTGACCGTTGGCCAAAAGATGAAAGGATGTTGGACAGCGCTGATTTCCAACTGACCAAAGATTCATCGGACGGTACCCTTTATTATTGGGCTCAAGGCGGGTTTGTTTGGGTTTGCGACGACGGGTTTATGGAATGGACTTGA
- a CDS encoding ketopantoate reductase family protein — protein MRVAIVGAGSLGTIIGALMNREGRPVDLVDTNQAHVNALNDLGARITGEMDLIVPVQALTPQQMNGTYDIVFLLSKQTANQAVLSHLLNHLHTDSIVCTLQNGIPEPSVAAVVGQDRTLGGAVGFGATWIGPGVSQLTTTADAVSRFAFEIGEMDGTMRPRLQIVQDYLACVGRTELLADLMGIRWSKVLMNATFSGMSAALGCTFGEVLDDPRALLCVAFLADETVSAAHAAGHRMAPMQGEDFEQFALPSPADVQTVLPLIRTIWSQHRQLRASMLQDLEKGRDTEIDYINGIVCSTGREHGVPTPFNDRVVELVTEAQTARALPNFSNIARFDDLLSPYQSMMGNNG, from the coding sequence ATGAGAGTAGCAATTGTTGGCGCAGGATCGCTGGGCACCATTATCGGTGCATTGATGAACAGGGAGGGTCGGCCGGTTGATCTGGTCGACACGAATCAGGCTCATGTTAATGCACTAAACGATCTTGGCGCACGCATCACCGGCGAAATGGATCTGATCGTACCGGTTCAGGCCCTGACGCCGCAGCAGATGAACGGCACGTACGACATCGTTTTTCTACTGAGCAAGCAGACGGCCAACCAGGCTGTACTGTCGCATCTGCTGAATCACCTGCATACAGACAGCATCGTATGCACGCTGCAAAACGGCATTCCCGAACCATCGGTCGCGGCTGTCGTCGGACAGGATCGCACCCTGGGCGGCGCGGTCGGATTTGGTGCAACCTGGATCGGACCGGGCGTATCACAATTGACCACCACCGCCGACGCCGTGAGCCGGTTCGCCTTCGAAATCGGCGAGATGGATGGCACCATGCGTCCCCGCTTGCAGATCGTGCAGGACTACCTTGCATGCGTCGGCCGAACCGAGCTGCTGGCCGACCTGATGGGTATCCGCTGGTCTAAGGTACTCATGAATGCCACCTTCAGCGGCATGTCCGCTGCGCTTGGCTGCACCTTCGGAGAAGTACTGGACGATCCACGCGCCCTGCTTTGTGTGGCCTTTCTTGCCGACGAAACCGTAAGCGCTGCGCACGCGGCGGGCCATCGTATGGCACCGATGCAGGGTGAAGACTTTGAACAGTTCGCCCTGCCATCACCCGCCGATGTACAAACCGTCCTGCCGCTGATCAGAACCATCTGGAGCCAGCACCGGCAATTGCGCGCCTCTATGCTGCAAGACCTGGAAAAAGGCCGGGATACGGAAATCGACTATATCAATGGCATCGTTTGCAGCACCGGACGCGAGCACGGAGTGCCAACACCATTCAATGACCGTGTCGTGGAACTGGTAACCGAAGCACAAACCGCGCGCGCCTTACCGAACTTCTCCAACATAGCCCGCTTTGACGACCTGTTGAGTCCCTATCAATCAATGATGGGCAATAACGGCTAA
- a CDS encoding DUF2247 family protein, which yields MSVYPIPYDFINKIIELSWCDIRWGYEREIITLDIPINEAERRVLSGSYTDRELELSFVIPGQSDEVISLLKLLCSECEMDDESTAKQKWLFIVLRWLWENRHSFNDPLNEIAGIYADFSYPAEIEGFVNYMPPSDGYDPVIHTETENINRLMDNWRYYLERTSSVFER from the coding sequence ATGAGTGTTTATCCCATCCCCTATGATTTTATTAACAAAATCATAGAATTATCTTGGTGCGATATTAGATGGGGTTATGAACGTGAGATCATCACTTTAGACATACCTATTAACGAAGCAGAAAGGAGGGTACTTTCGGGTAGTTACACTGATCGTGAACTCGAATTGTCGTTCGTAATACCAGGACAATCAGATGAAGTAATTTCTCTTCTAAAGCTCCTATGCTCAGAATGTGAAATGGACGATGAGTCTACAGCGAAGCAAAAGTGGCTATTTATTGTTCTTCGTTGGCTATGGGAAAATCGTCACAGCTTCAACGATCCGTTGAATGAAATTGCCGGTATTTACGCTGATTTTTCATATCCGGCTGAAATCGAAGGGTTTGTTAATTACATGCCTCCTTCTGATGGATATGATCCCGTGATTCATACGGAGACAGAAAATATCAATCGTCTAATGGACAATTGGAGATATTACTTAGAAAGAACATCTTCTGTATTTGAGCGTTAA
- a CDS encoding sodium:solute symporter family protein gives MSLSYFIVFGAYLVFLTWTCVKSMKQVESLSDFTTGGHRMGLLLGVGTSVATWVSVASVMGVPGQLYRTGIAAIIGWVAGWFLATAVMPILAYKVRRPELPARTFPEFIRLRFEPFQRISGLQLIVAVLMLVGYFIFCHLQVVGFGIVFNTITGIPYEYAIFGFLILLALTSLGGFWSVAATDTLNAVLILVGLAFGTGAILYATGGIGPILDAVATTTAPVNVGGEPLEPGILLSPAGTFGWSVLLGIFMSNAIGASVAPHWINRFMAPKNSKAAVLQMMWTVIALIPIFLCLIIIGLGAKALLPSLPVDKTTDYIMPLIVQDYAPPFVGALTLIALLAAAVSTANSMLLNCGTSLYYDLYRSLYPERQFDDERATRHLRYAVLALGVLSVLSAIKPPLLLAMGFTYVYGAFGAAFMWPVWLGLFWRRMNRAGAYAGIIVGIIGFITAKAMGADNPFVIGAGLSLIATLAGVFLSPPPPKEAYEAYFEPEVSPETRAVTLRIRRESDQVHDVTSTPTLEAKGKA, from the coding sequence ATGAGTCTGTCATATTTCATTGTATTTGGCGCCTACTTGGTATTTTTAACCTGGACCTGCGTTAAAAGTATGAAGCAGGTTGAATCGCTGTCCGATTTCACAACCGGCGGGCATCGGATGGGATTGCTACTGGGCGTGGGCACGTCTGTTGCGACATGGGTCAGCGTGGCGTCGGTGATGGGTGTGCCCGGACAGCTTTACCGTACCGGCATCGCAGCGATCATCGGCTGGGTGGCCGGCTGGTTCCTGGCCACGGCGGTGATGCCGATTCTGGCCTATAAAGTACGCCGTCCCGAACTGCCTGCGCGGACCTTTCCTGAATTTATCCGTCTGCGGTTCGAGCCGTTTCAGCGCATTAGCGGCCTGCAATTGATTGTGGCCGTACTGATGCTGGTCGGTTATTTCATCTTCTGCCATTTACAGGTAGTGGGATTCGGCATCGTCTTCAATACCATCACCGGTATTCCCTATGAGTACGCCATCTTCGGCTTCCTGATTCTGCTGGCGCTCACCTCGCTGGGCGGGTTCTGGTCGGTAGCAGCCACAGATACACTCAATGCCGTACTTATCCTGGTCGGACTGGCCTTTGGCACCGGCGCTATTCTATATGCAACCGGCGGTATTGGCCCAATCCTGGATGCAGTCGCGACCACCACCGCGCCGGTCAATGTCGGCGGTGAGCCGCTGGAGCCGGGCATTTTACTGTCGCCCGCCGGCACTTTCGGCTGGTCTGTGTTGCTGGGTATCTTTATGTCAAATGCGATTGGCGCTTCGGTCGCACCGCATTGGATCAACCGCTTTATGGCACCCAAAAACAGCAAGGCGGCTGTCCTTCAAATGATGTGGACGGTAATTGCGCTCATTCCGATTTTTCTGTGCCTGATCATCATCGGCCTGGGTGCCAAGGCTTTGCTGCCCAGCCTCCCGGTGGATAAAACCACGGATTACATCATGCCGTTAATCGTACAGGACTATGCACCACCTTTCGTGGGTGCCCTGACCTTGATCGCACTGCTTGCAGCTGCGGTATCGACCGCCAATTCGATGTTGTTGAACTGCGGTACATCTCTTTACTATGACCTGTACCGCTCGCTTTACCCTGAACGCCAGTTCGACGACGAGCGCGCAACGCGTCATCTGCGCTATGCCGTGCTGGCGCTTGGCGTGCTATCGGTACTCAGCGCGATCAAACCGCCCTTACTTCTGGCCATGGGCTTTACCTATGTTTACGGTGCTTTCGGCGCGGCCTTTATGTGGCCGGTCTGGCTGGGGTTGTTCTGGAGACGCATGAATCGTGCGGGTGCCTACGCAGGCATTATCGTAGGAATTATCGGCTTTATCACCGCCAAAGCCATGGGTGCAGACAATCCCTTCGTAATTGGTGCCGGGCTGTCGCTGATCGCAACATTGGCTGGGGTATTTCTGAGCCCGCCACCACCGAAAGAAGCATACGAGGCGTATTTCGAGCCTGAAGTCAGCCCTGAAACCCGCGCGGTGACACTACGCATCCGTCGTGAAAGTGATCAGGTACATGATGTAACGAGCACCCCTACACTGGAGGCAAAGGGTAAAGCATGA
- a CDS encoding DUF6966 domain-containing protein yields MLVKEKLERFAYLLELGGYLDWSEKIGDLAKRYEYEPEYVRRTLLNLYGGMGSLNDLLIYRNGQILITETEEFGQLRVDIFNVIS; encoded by the coding sequence ATGTTAGTTAAGGAAAAATTGGAGCGTTTTGCTTATTTGTTAGAACTAGGTGGATACCTTGACTGGTCAGAGAAAATAGGCGATTTAGCAAAAAGATACGAGTATGAACCCGAGTATGTTCGTCGTACTTTATTAAATTTATATGGAGGCATGGGTTCTCTGAATGATCTTTTAATATACAGAAATGGACAAATTTTGATTACCGAGACTGAGGAGTTCGGTCAACTTCGAGTTGATATTTTTAATGTCATCTCATGA